A stretch of the Streptosporangium sp. NBC_01755 genome encodes the following:
- a CDS encoding glucose-6-phosphate dehydrogenase assembly protein OpcA, with translation MTSFMLSGTTASKISSQLTHLRHQMGTPAVGMVLTLVVVCGESDQYDALRAATEAAREHPSRILVVIPRDPHEPNRLDAEIRFGESTPGEVILLRLYGELTRHADSVVSPLLLTDTPVVAWWPSECPEVPAADPIGMLAQRRIVDARSAPDSVKAIISRARGYVPGDTDLAWTRLTTWRSLLAAAFDQPVGKVKRGTVEAAAGHASALLLAAWLGDRLSASMKVSDSPGPGLTAVKLVSGEGDIAITRGDGRQAMLARPGQPDRRVALTRRPTADLLAEELRRLDPDEIYASAIQRLARTRKS, from the coding sequence ATGACCAGCTTCATGCTCAGCGGCACGACCGCCTCGAAGATCTCCTCCCAGCTCACCCACCTGCGCCACCAGATGGGCACCCCGGCGGTCGGCATGGTGCTGACCCTGGTGGTGGTCTGTGGCGAGAGCGACCAGTACGACGCGCTCCGGGCGGCGACCGAGGCGGCCAGGGAGCATCCCTCCCGGATACTGGTCGTCATTCCTCGCGACCCGCACGAGCCCAACCGGCTCGACGCCGAGATCCGGTTCGGCGAGTCGACCCCGGGCGAGGTGATACTGCTCCGCCTGTACGGGGAGCTGACCAGGCACGCCGACTCGGTGGTCAGCCCGCTGCTGCTCACCGACACCCCGGTGGTCGCCTGGTGGCCCAGCGAGTGCCCCGAGGTCCCGGCCGCGGATCCGATCGGCATGCTGGCCCAGCGCCGCATCGTCGACGCGCGGTCCGCGCCCGACTCGGTCAAGGCGATCATCAGCCGGGCCCGCGGTTACGTGCCCGGCGACACCGACCTGGCCTGGACCCGGCTGACGACGTGGCGGAGCCTGCTGGCCGCCGCGTTCGACCAGCCGGTGGGCAAGGTCAAGCGGGGCACGGTGGAGGCCGCGGCCGGCCATGCCAGCGCCCTGCTGCTGGCGGCCTGGCTCGGGGATCGCCTCAGCGCGTCCATGAAGGTCTCCGACTCTCCCGGGCCGGGCCTGACCGCCGTCAAGCTGGTCTCGGGTGAGGGCGACATAGCCATCACCCGGGGCGACGGCCGTCAGGCCATGCTTGCGCGCCCCGGCCAGCCGGACCGCCGGGTCGCACTGACCCGGCGCCCGACGGCGGACCTGCTCGCCGAGGAACTGCGGCGGCTGGACCCCGACGAGATCTACGCGTCCGCGATCCAGCGGCTCGCCCGGACCCGCAAGTCTTGA
- a CDS encoding AAA family ATPase, translated as MRTAVTEQIDMAGSAMGQAIPFLRRVRVKNYRSIASCDVSFTPLLVLLGPNAAGKSNFLDALRFVVDALETTPTDAVMKRGGLDEVSRRVQRDTEAFGIFLEFVIQADEEPLSVTYGFTINRDPTGRRSLLVVGEQCTVRGTQPRSSFEEASFFMTHGLFNQTGDGGIEPDRLYLPLAATQGIFSEVYRRLRSMLFYHLDVGLMRRVQPRFAGTALDDAGGRLGSVLGTLAHRYPVFKKRIDDYMCAIVPGAVGVDERVLDTYSTVELRTRHGDQELAFGPEAMSEGTLRAAGLLTALFQPAVLGGDVSLIGIEEPETSLHPAAAGALFDALSEASERVQLVVTTQSADLLDRDDFDPASVRVVTMADGLTTISEIDEVSRRIIDDGHATLGELMRSSQLRPKETE; from the coding sequence ATGAGGACTGCCGTCACCGAACAGATCGACATGGCGGGGAGTGCGATGGGGCAGGCCATACCGTTTCTGCGGCGCGTGAGGGTGAAAAACTACCGAAGTATCGCGTCATGTGACGTCAGCTTCACGCCTCTTCTGGTTCTGCTCGGCCCCAACGCCGCAGGGAAAAGCAACTTCCTCGACGCGCTCAGGTTCGTGGTGGACGCGTTGGAGACGACACCTACCGACGCGGTGATGAAACGCGGTGGCCTGGATGAGGTGAGCCGACGGGTTCAGAGGGATACGGAGGCATTCGGCATCTTTCTGGAGTTCGTGATCCAGGCGGATGAAGAGCCACTGTCGGTCACGTACGGCTTCACCATAAACCGGGACCCCACCGGTCGCCGTTCACTTCTGGTGGTCGGGGAACAGTGCACGGTCCGCGGTACCCAGCCGCGGTCGAGTTTTGAAGAAGCCAGTTTTTTCATGACCCATGGCCTTTTCAACCAGACAGGTGATGGCGGTATCGAGCCGGACCGGCTCTACCTGCCGCTGGCCGCCACCCAGGGCATTTTCAGCGAGGTCTACCGCAGGCTGCGGAGCATGCTCTTCTACCACCTGGATGTGGGACTCATGCGACGGGTCCAGCCCCGGTTCGCCGGGACTGCGCTGGACGATGCCGGAGGGCGACTGGGATCGGTGCTCGGGACCCTCGCACACCGGTATCCGGTGTTCAAGAAACGGATCGACGACTACATGTGCGCCATCGTTCCCGGAGCCGTCGGCGTCGACGAGCGGGTTCTGGACACCTACTCGACCGTCGAATTACGTACGCGTCATGGAGATCAAGAGTTGGCCTTCGGGCCGGAGGCGATGTCCGAGGGAACCCTGCGTGCGGCGGGGCTGCTGACGGCGCTGTTCCAGCCTGCCGTACTGGGCGGTGACGTAAGTCTGATCGGCATCGAAGAACCGGAGACGTCGCTGCACCCCGCAGCCGCGGGTGCGCTCTTCGACGCACTCAGCGAGGCGAGCGAACGTGTTCAGCTGGTGGTCACCACGCAGAGCGCGGACCTGCTTGACCGCGATGACTTCGATCCGGCGTCCGTGCGTGTCGTGACGATGGCGGATGGGCTTACCACGATCAGTGAGATCGACGAAGTGAGCCGCCGCATCATCGATGACGGGCACGCCACGCTCGGTGAGCTGATGCGGAGCAGCCAGCTCCGGCCCAAGGAGACGGAATGA
- a CDS encoding GNAT family N-acetyltransferase: MGFLRIRTTVDERPGRLASLTAALAAKGGNILGLSVQTDADGTVDEFVTDIPAGAEAVREALEAAGGREVLVVPATAHELTDEPTRVLLLASRLRTTPWRLPELLGELLRADDSRWVYGAEMSDLPDPTLLTVPVAPRRAIRVRRAELPFTLTEAARAASFVRLAQPPAEQSGTDRDITLSNGVEVQIRPLTRLYRVAVRDLHDRCSPEARRFRYFTAMPVLPPKVFDRLCDRTKGYSIVAGHDGQVVGLANLLFTPDPGIAEMAFLVEDRWQGRGLGMSLAQMLVGQARDLGFAEVRATLFADNVRMRRLLVSLGATLSRTEDPGVLEARVAVGVVATASPS, encoded by the coding sequence ATGGGGTTTCTGAGGATCCGTACAACCGTTGACGAGCGGCCGGGGCGTCTCGCCTCGCTGACCGCCGCGCTCGCCGCCAAGGGCGGCAACATCCTGGGCCTGAGCGTCCAGACCGACGCGGACGGCACGGTCGACGAGTTCGTCACGGACATCCCCGCCGGCGCCGAGGCGGTGCGCGAGGCGCTGGAGGCGGCCGGTGGACGCGAGGTCCTGGTCGTCCCCGCCACCGCGCACGAGCTGACGGACGAGCCCACCCGAGTGCTCCTGCTCGCCTCCCGGCTGCGCACGACCCCCTGGCGCCTGCCCGAGCTGCTCGGGGAGCTGTTGCGCGCCGACGACTCCCGCTGGGTCTACGGTGCCGAGATGAGCGACCTTCCGGACCCCACGTTGCTCACCGTGCCCGTGGCCCCGCGCCGCGCGATCAGGGTGCGCCGGGCCGAACTGCCCTTCACCCTGACCGAGGCCGCCCGCGCGGCCTCCTTCGTGCGGCTGGCGCAGCCCCCCGCCGAGCAGTCCGGAACCGACCGCGACATCACGCTCTCCAACGGCGTCGAGGTCCAGATCCGCCCGCTCACCCGGCTCTACCGCGTGGCCGTACGCGACCTGCACGACCGCTGCTCGCCCGAGGCCCGCAGGTTCCGCTACTTCACCGCGATGCCCGTGCTGCCGCCGAAGGTCTTCGACCGGCTCTGTGACCGCACGAAGGGGTACTCCATCGTCGCCGGGCACGACGGCCAGGTCGTCGGCCTCGCCAACCTGTTGTTCACCCCCGACCCCGGCATCGCCGAGATGGCCTTCCTGGTCGAGGATCGCTGGCAGGGCAGGGGGCTGGGCATGTCACTGGCCCAGATGCTCGTCGGCCAGGCCCGGGACCTGGGCTTCGCCGAGGTCAGAGCCACCCTGTTCGCCGACAACGTGCGCATGCGCAGGCTCCTGGTCTCGCTGGGCGCGACCCTGAGCCGCACCGAGGACCCCGGCGTGCTGGAAGCCAGGGTGGCCGTGGGAGTGGTGGCGACGGCATCCCCGAGTTGA
- a CDS encoding DUF4276 family protein: protein MTGAISIATVVEGEGEVAALPILLRRIAHDLSVWNIRIPAPLRVPRSKLVAPGGVEKAVLQASYRVDGLGGILLLIDADDDCPATTGPALLERARQARGDREISMVLANREFEAWFLAAASSLAGHRGLADPLEAPTDPEGPRDAKGWLSTRKIDGTSYRPTVDQAALTTQFDMAQARKNAPSFDKFWRDVERLIRGASR, encoded by the coding sequence ATGACCGGAGCGATCTCCATTGCCACTGTCGTGGAAGGGGAGGGCGAGGTCGCCGCACTCCCGATTTTGCTCCGCAGGATCGCGCATGATCTCTCGGTCTGGAACATACGGATTCCTGCCCCACTCCGCGTCCCACGATCCAAACTGGTCGCCCCCGGGGGTGTCGAGAAGGCAGTTCTTCAGGCTTCCTACCGGGTCGACGGTCTCGGTGGGATTCTGCTGCTGATCGACGCGGATGACGACTGTCCTGCCACGACCGGGCCGGCACTCCTGGAGCGGGCGCGGCAGGCCCGTGGGGACAGAGAGATCTCGATGGTTCTTGCCAATCGGGAGTTCGAGGCGTGGTTCCTCGCCGCAGCCTCCTCGCTCGCGGGCCACAGAGGGCTGGCGGACCCTCTCGAAGCGCCCACCGATCCCGAAGGACCCCGCGATGCGAAGGGATGGCTCTCGACACGGAAGATCGACGGCACCTCCTACCGCCCCACGGTTGATCAGGCGGCCCTGACCACGCAGTTCGACATGGCTCAGGCACGCAAGAACGCACCCTCCTTCGACAAGTTCTGGCGTGATGTCGAACGCCTGATACGGGGCGCTTCCAGGTGA
- a CDS encoding amidohydrolase produces MSDLLFRGGRVFLAADAFAEAVLVRDGRIAAVGAESDVAGLAAPGHEIVDLDGRLLTPGFTDAHIHPVQAGLERARCDLSEVYGLPEYVEKIAAYADSHPGHEWIDGGGWDMSAFPGGLPHRSQLDFVDRPVYLIQRDHHAAWVNSRALELAGITRDTSDPADGRIERDADGTPSGVLHEGAMDLVGLLTPRPSARDMHEALLAAQEHLFSLGVTGWQDAIVGSYAGYDDQLSTYVSAAASGALRARVVGALWWDRARGAEQIPELLERRESATGLERFHATSVKIMQDGIAENFTAAVIEPYCRCGGTGLSYVDPTLLREYVAELDRHGFQVHFHAIGERAVREALDSFEGTDPANRHHIAHLQIVEPSDVPRFAKLGVTANLQPLWATHHAQMDELTLPFLGEKRSGWQYPFADLLRAGTHFCAGSDWPVSGADPIQGLHVAVNRTEPPGSVHAGYPTAQTPFLPGQSLDLATALTAYTAGSAWINHDDDAGTIVPGNRADLVVLDRDPFTEPRSEIWRTRVAMTFVGGEQVYRR; encoded by the coding sequence GTGAGCGACCTGCTCTTCCGGGGCGGCCGGGTCTTCCTCGCCGCCGACGCCTTCGCCGAGGCGGTGCTGGTCCGTGACGGCCGGATCGCCGCCGTCGGCGCGGAGTCCGACGTCGCAGGCCTGGCCGCCCCCGGCCACGAGATCGTCGACCTGGACGGGCGCCTGCTGACCCCCGGGTTCACCGACGCGCACATCCACCCGGTGCAGGCGGGCCTGGAGCGGGCCAGGTGCGACCTGTCCGAGGTCTACGGCCTGCCGGAGTACGTGGAGAAGATCGCCGCCTACGCGGACTCCCACCCCGGCCACGAGTGGATCGACGGCGGAGGCTGGGACATGTCCGCCTTCCCCGGCGGCCTCCCGCACCGTTCCCAGCTCGACTTCGTCGACCGCCCGGTCTACCTGATCCAGCGCGACCACCACGCCGCCTGGGTGAACAGCCGGGCGCTGGAGCTGGCCGGGATCACCCGCGACACCTCCGACCCCGCCGACGGCAGGATCGAGCGCGACGCCGACGGCACGCCGAGCGGCGTGCTGCACGAGGGCGCGATGGACCTGGTCGGCCTGCTCACCCCCCGCCCCAGCGCCCGGGACATGCACGAGGCGCTGCTGGCTGCCCAGGAACACCTGTTCTCCCTCGGCGTCACCGGCTGGCAGGACGCCATCGTCGGCTCCTACGCGGGCTACGACGACCAGCTGTCCACGTACGTCTCGGCGGCGGCCTCAGGCGCGCTGCGGGCCCGCGTCGTGGGCGCGCTCTGGTGGGACCGGGCGCGCGGCGCCGAGCAGATCCCCGAGCTGCTGGAGCGGCGCGAGTCGGCCACGGGACTGGAGCGGTTCCACGCCACCTCGGTGAAGATCATGCAGGACGGCATCGCCGAGAACTTCACCGCCGCGGTGATCGAGCCCTACTGCCGCTGCGGCGGCACCGGCCTGTCGTACGTCGACCCCACGCTGCTGAGGGAGTACGTCGCCGAGCTGGACCGGCACGGCTTCCAGGTGCACTTCCACGCCATCGGTGAGCGGGCGGTCCGCGAGGCGCTGGACAGCTTCGAGGGGACCGACCCGGCCAACCGGCACCACATCGCGCACCTGCAGATCGTCGAGCCGTCCGACGTGCCGCGCTTCGCGAAGCTCGGCGTGACCGCCAACCTGCAGCCGCTCTGGGCCACCCATCACGCCCAGATGGACGAGCTGACCCTGCCGTTCCTGGGCGAGAAGCGCTCCGGCTGGCAGTACCCGTTCGCCGACCTGCTGCGGGCCGGCACCCACTTCTGCGCGGGCAGCGACTGGCCGGTCTCCGGCGCCGACCCGATCCAGGGCCTGCACGTGGCGGTCAACCGCACCGAGCCGCCCGGCTCGGTGCACGCGGGCTACCCGACGGCGCAGACCCCGTTCCTGCCCGGCCAGAGCCTGGATCTGGCCACCGCGCTGACCGCCTACACCGCCGGCTCGGCCTGGATCAACCACGACGACGACGCCGGCACCATCGTCCCCGGCAACCGCGCCGACCTGGTCGTCCTGGACCGCGACCCGTTCACCGAGCCGCGATCCGAGATCTGGCGGACGAGGGTCGCGATGACCTTCGTCGGCGGCGAGCAGGTCTACCGGCGCTGA
- the zwf gene encoding glucose-6-phosphate dehydrogenase → MATTATAASTAGITEALIESNPLRDPRDKRLPRVAGPCVLVLFGVTGDLARKKLLPAIYDLANRGLLPPGFSLVGFARRDWEDQDFAQLAHDAVKEHARTPFREEVWKQLSEGIFFCRGEFTDDGAFDALAMMLKEIDETRGTGGNYGFYLSVPPKFFPVVVQQLKRTNLADGPKGSWRRVVIEKPFGHDLRSAQELNAITSAVFPESSVFRIDHYLGKETVQNILALRFANNLFEPIWNRGYVDHVQITMAEDIGIGGRAGYYDGIGAARDVIQNHLLQLLALVGMEDPTSFGADSLRREKEKVLKAVRLPSDLSPATARGRYGAGWQGGEPVIGYTQEEGIPPDSITETYAAIKLEIANRRWAGVPFYLRTGKRLSRRVTEVAVVFQRAPHLPFSKDDTEILGQNALVIRVQPDEGITVRFGSKVPGTAMEVRDVSMDFAYGESFMESSPEAYERLLLDVLIGDPPLFPHQREVELSWRILDPIEDFWSRQGPPEEYPAGTWGPASADEMMARDGRAWRRL, encoded by the coding sequence ATGGCCACCACGGCCACCGCCGCCTCGACCGCCGGCATCACCGAGGCCCTGATCGAGTCCAACCCGCTGCGCGACCCGCGCGACAAGCGCCTGCCGCGCGTGGCGGGGCCGTGCGTGCTGGTGCTGTTCGGCGTGACCGGCGACCTGGCACGTAAGAAGCTGCTGCCGGCGATCTACGACCTGGCGAACCGGGGGCTGCTGCCCCCGGGCTTCTCCCTGGTGGGTTTCGCCCGCCGTGACTGGGAGGACCAGGACTTCGCGCAGCTGGCCCACGACGCCGTCAAGGAACACGCGCGCACGCCGTTCCGCGAGGAGGTCTGGAAGCAGCTGTCGGAGGGCATCTTCTTCTGCCGCGGCGAGTTCACCGACGACGGCGCCTTCGACGCGCTGGCGATGATGCTCAAGGAGATCGACGAGACCCGGGGCACCGGCGGCAACTACGGCTTCTACCTGTCGGTGCCGCCGAAGTTCTTCCCCGTCGTGGTCCAGCAGCTGAAGCGGACCAACCTGGCGGACGGCCCCAAGGGTTCCTGGCGCCGGGTGGTGATCGAGAAGCCCTTCGGGCACGATCTGCGGAGCGCCCAGGAGCTCAACGCGATCACCAGCGCGGTCTTCCCGGAGAGCTCGGTGTTCCGCATAGACCACTACCTGGGCAAGGAGACCGTCCAGAACATCCTGGCGCTGCGGTTCGCCAACAACCTGTTCGAGCCGATCTGGAACCGGGGTTACGTCGACCACGTGCAGATCACGATGGCCGAGGACATCGGCATCGGCGGCCGGGCCGGCTACTACGACGGCATCGGCGCGGCGCGCGACGTGATCCAGAACCACCTGCTGCAGTTGCTGGCCCTGGTCGGCATGGAGGATCCGACGTCGTTCGGAGCCGACTCGCTGCGCAGGGAGAAGGAGAAGGTCCTCAAGGCGGTGCGGCTGCCTTCCGACCTGTCGCCGGCCACCGCGCGCGGCCGCTACGGGGCCGGCTGGCAGGGCGGCGAGCCGGTCATCGGCTACACGCAGGAGGAGGGCATCCCGCCCGACTCGATCACCGAGACCTACGCCGCCATCAAGCTGGAGATCGCCAACCGGCGCTGGGCGGGGGTGCCGTTCTACCTGCGCACCGGCAAAAGGCTCAGCCGCCGGGTCACCGAGGTGGCCGTGGTGTTCCAGCGCGCGCCGCACCTGCCGTTCAGCAAGGACGACACCGAGATCCTGGGGCAGAACGCCCTGGTCATCCGGGTGCAGCCGGACGAGGGCATCACGGTTCGGTTCGGCTCCAAGGTGCCGGGCACCGCGATGGAGGTCAGGGACGTCTCGATGGACTTCGCCTACGGCGAGTCGTTCATGGAGTCCTCTCCCGAGGCCTACGAGCGGCTGCTGCTTGACGTGCTGATCGGCGACCCGCCGCTCTTCCCGCACCAACGCGAGGTCGAGTTGTCCTGGAGGATCCTCGATCCGATCGAGGACTTCTGGAGCCGCCAGGGCCCGCCGGAGGAGTATCCCGCGGGCACCTGGGGGCCGGCCTCGGCCGACGAGATGATGGCCCGCGACGGGCGCGCCTGGAGGCGGCTGTAG
- a CDS encoding glucose-6-phosphate isomerase, giving the protein MSMSVTFGGDDLTEQASETIGRLASEGVPQSLAAGDPTLWGPEAEPEAAVRLGWLNLPLTSRQLLGEIGELVEWARAEGLDHVVLAGMGGSSLAPEVITGSADVPLTVLDTTDPGQVRRALEDRLESTLLVVASKSGGTVETDSHRRIYEKAFRDAGVDPATRIVVITDPGSPLELSAREAGYRVVLADPTVGGRYSALTAFGLVPSALAGADVERLLDDAAEVLPLLSRSEGNPGLDLGAALGAAAVAGRDKLVIEDGLSEINGLPDWIEQLVAESTGKSGKGILPVVGADPGDADDELLVGIDTDGVVTVAGPLGAQFLVWEYATAVAGRVLGIDPFNQPNVAESKENTAKLLDRSELPVGTPILVDGPVEVYGELPPGAEAPKDLSDVLTGLLEAVPSDGYLAVMAYLDREAAFDAPYPEGASFEEMTDVWSEADPATLRGRLAVRTERPVTFGWAPRFLHSTGQYHKGGPQNGVFLQITGVVENDLEVPGKPYTLGRLQLAQALGDLGALTSRGRPAVRLHLTDRVAGVAHLLAASREV; this is encoded by the coding sequence ATGTCAATGTCCGTAACATTCGGCGGGGACGACCTCACCGAGCAGGCCTCCGAAACGATCGGCCGGCTCGCCTCCGAGGGGGTCCCCCAGTCCCTGGCCGCCGGCGACCCCACGCTGTGGGGCCCGGAGGCCGAGCCCGAGGCGGCCGTCCGCCTCGGCTGGCTCAACCTCCCGCTGACGAGCAGGCAGCTGCTCGGTGAGATCGGCGAGCTGGTGGAGTGGGCCCGCGCCGAGGGCCTGGACCACGTGGTCCTGGCGGGCATGGGCGGCTCCTCCCTCGCTCCCGAGGTCATCACCGGCTCCGCCGACGTACCGCTGACCGTGCTCGACACCACCGATCCCGGCCAGGTGCGCCGCGCGCTGGAGGACCGGCTGGAGAGCACGCTCCTGGTCGTCGCCAGCAAGAGCGGCGGCACCGTCGAGACCGACAGCCACCGGCGGATCTACGAGAAGGCCTTCCGCGACGCCGGAGTCGACCCGGCGACAAGGATCGTCGTCATCACCGACCCGGGCTCGCCGCTGGAGCTCAGCGCCCGCGAGGCGGGTTACCGGGTGGTCCTGGCCGACCCGACCGTGGGCGGCCGCTACAGCGCCCTGACGGCGTTCGGGCTGGTGCCCAGCGCGCTGGCCGGCGCCGACGTCGAGCGGCTGCTCGACGACGCCGCCGAGGTGCTGCCGCTGCTGTCGCGCTCGGAGGGCAACCCCGGTCTCGACCTGGGCGCCGCCCTGGGGGCGGCGGCGGTCGCCGGGCGCGACAAGCTCGTGATCGAGGACGGCCTGTCGGAGATCAACGGTCTGCCCGACTGGATCGAGCAGCTGGTCGCCGAGTCCACCGGTAAGTCCGGCAAGGGCATCCTGCCCGTCGTGGGCGCCGACCCCGGCGACGCCGACGACGAGCTGCTCGTCGGGATCGACACCGACGGCGTGGTGACCGTCGCCGGCCCGCTGGGCGCGCAGTTCCTCGTCTGGGAGTACGCCACGGCCGTCGCCGGGCGCGTCCTGGGCATCGACCCGTTCAACCAGCCGAACGTGGCCGAGTCCAAGGAGAACACCGCCAAGCTGCTCGACCGGAGCGAGCTGCCGGTCGGCACGCCGATCCTCGTCGACGGCCCGGTGGAGGTCTACGGCGAACTGCCGCCGGGCGCGGAGGCTCCCAAGGACCTGTCCGACGTGCTCACCGGGCTGCTGGAGGCGGTCCCCTCCGACGGCTACCTCGCGGTGATGGCCTACCTCGACCGGGAGGCGGCCTTCGACGCCCCGTACCCCGAGGGCGCCTCGTTCGAGGAGATGACGGACGTGTGGAGCGAGGCCGATCCGGCCACGCTCCGCGGGAGGCTCGCGGTCCGCACCGAGCGACCGGTCACCTTCGGGTGGGCCCCCCGTTTCCTGCACTCCACCGGCCAGTACCACAAGGGAGGCCCGCAGAACGGGGTGTTCCTGCAGATCACCGGGGTCGTCGAGAACGACCTGGAGGTTCCCGGCAAGCCCTACACCCTGGGCCGCCTCCAGCTCGCCCAGGCGCTGGGCGACCTGGGCGCCCTGACCAGCCGAGGGCGCCCCGCCGTGCGGCTGCACCTGACCGACCGCGTCGCCGGTGTCGCTCACCTGCTCGCCGCCTCACGGGAGGTCTGA
- a CDS encoding NAD(P)/FAD-dependent oxidoreductase translates to MSTRIPLAGDFVNGDVSFWYRSLGIPTAGTPLGGDLDADVAIVGAGYTGLWTAYYLKKASPTLRIVVLEKEFAGYGASGRNGGWLVGELAGTPERYARTHGADAAKRLQRVMFEAIDEVITVAKDENIDADIVKGGVTTVATNAAQDLRLHRLLAHERHWGWTEDDVRLLDPAEREERLRVDGAVSAIWSPHCARIQPAKLARGLAQTVRDLGVEIFERTPVTEIAPREARTPYGTVRADYVIRATEGFTAELKQYHRAWLPMNSSMIVTEPLGGLWNEIGWEGHELLGDMAHYYMYAQRTADGRIAFGGRGKPYLYGSRVDDRGHTHEWTIEALWELLTGMFPAVKASKVAHAWSGVLGVPRDWCATVHVDHATGIGWAGGYTGHGVTTTNLAGRTLRDLILREESELASLPWVDRKVRGWEVEPLRWIGVHTMYDLYRRADAREKAGLGRTSVLARVADSITGR, encoded by the coding sequence ATGAGCACGCGCATTCCCCTGGCTGGGGATTTCGTCAACGGAGACGTCTCCTTCTGGTATCGCTCCCTCGGCATCCCCACGGCCGGCACTCCCCTCGGCGGCGATCTCGACGCCGACGTGGCCATCGTCGGCGCCGGTTACACCGGTCTGTGGACCGCCTACTACCTGAAGAAGGCCAGCCCCACCCTGCGGATCGTGGTGCTGGAGAAGGAGTTCGCCGGCTACGGCGCCTCGGGGCGCAACGGCGGCTGGCTGGTCGGCGAGCTGGCGGGCACCCCCGAGCGCTACGCCAGGACGCACGGCGCGGACGCGGCCAAGCGGCTGCAGCGGGTGATGTTCGAGGCGATCGACGAGGTCATCACGGTCGCCAAGGACGAGAACATCGACGCCGACATCGTCAAGGGCGGCGTCACCACGGTCGCCACCAACGCCGCCCAGGACCTGCGGCTGCACCGGTTGCTCGCCCACGAGCGCCACTGGGGCTGGACCGAGGATGACGTGCGGCTGCTCGACCCGGCGGAGCGGGAGGAGCGCCTGCGGGTGGACGGCGCGGTCAGCGCGATCTGGAGCCCGCACTGCGCCAGGATCCAGCCCGCCAAGCTGGCCCGCGGCCTGGCCCAGACCGTGCGGGACCTCGGCGTGGAGATCTTCGAACGCACCCCGGTAACCGAGATCGCCCCGCGCGAGGCCCGCACGCCGTACGGCACGGTCCGCGCCGACTACGTCATCCGCGCCACCGAGGGGTTCACCGCCGAGCTGAAGCAGTACCACCGCGCCTGGCTGCCGATGAACAGCTCGATGATCGTCACCGAGCCGCTGGGCGGGCTGTGGAACGAGATCGGCTGGGAGGGCCACGAGTTGCTCGGCGACATGGCGCACTACTACATGTACGCCCAGCGCACCGCCGACGGCCGGATCGCGTTCGGCGGGCGCGGCAAGCCCTACCTGTACGGCTCCCGGGTGGACGACCGGGGCCACACCCACGAGTGGACCATCGAGGCGCTCTGGGAGTTGCTGACCGGGATGTTCCCCGCGGTCAAGGCCTCGAAGGTGGCGCACGCCTGGTCCGGTGTGCTCGGCGTGCCGCGCGACTGGTGCGCCACCGTGCACGTCGACCACGCCACCGGCATCGGCTGGGCGGGCGGCTACACCGGCCACGGGGTTACCACGACCAACCTCGCCGGCCGTACCCTGCGCGACCTGATCCTGCGCGAGGAGAGCGAGCTCGCCTCCCTGCCCTGGGTGGACCGCAAGGTGCGAGGCTGGGAGGTGGAACCGCTGCGGTGGATCGGCGTGCACACCATGTACGACCTCTACCGGCGGGCCGACGCCAGGGAGAAGGCCGGGCTCGGCCGCACCTCGGTGCTGGCCCGCGTCGCCGACTCCATCACCGGACGCTGA
- the pgl gene encoding 6-phosphogluconolactonase, with protein sequence MSVPTVIIHRDADVLAKAVAARVIIRAIDAQSAKGSAHLVLTGGTVGLATLAEIAASPARDAVDWRKVDIWWGDERFLPTGDPERNETGARKALLDHVDVDPERVHVMRGPDSGMTAEESADAYAEELRRASRPEDHGPAPSFDLMMLGMGPDGHVASLFPGMPALYDTRPVVAVHGSPKPPPTRVSLTMPVIQGARDVWVIAAGEEKAGAVRLALSDSGTMQVPAAGARGSRRTLFLLDRAAASKIPSSLGRISSP encoded by the coding sequence GTGAGCGTTCCCACTGTGATCATCCATCGCGACGCCGACGTGCTCGCCAAGGCCGTCGCCGCCCGGGTGATCATCCGCGCCATCGACGCCCAGTCCGCCAAGGGCTCGGCCCATCTGGTCCTGACCGGCGGCACCGTCGGCCTCGCCACCCTCGCCGAGATCGCCGCCTCCCCGGCCAGGGACGCCGTCGACTGGCGCAAGGTGGACATCTGGTGGGGCGACGAGCGTTTCCTGCCGACCGGCGACCCCGAGCGCAACGAGACCGGTGCCCGCAAGGCCTTGCTGGACCACGTGGACGTCGACCCCGAGCGGGTGCACGTGATGCGCGGCCCCGACTCGGGCATGACCGCCGAGGAGTCGGCCGACGCCTACGCCGAGGAGCTTCGCAGGGCCTCTCGCCCCGAGGACCACGGCCCGGCGCCGTCGTTCGACCTCATGATGCTCGGCATGGGTCCGGACGGCCATGTGGCCTCGCTCTTTCCCGGCATGCCCGCCCTGTACGACACCCGCCCGGTGGTGGCGGTGCACGGCTCGCCCAAGCCGCCGCCCACCCGCGTCTCGCTGACGATGCCGGTCATCCAGGGCGCCCGCGACGTGTGGGTGATCGCCGCCGGTGAGGAGAAGGCCGGAGCGGTGCGGCTGGCGCTGTCGGACTCGGGAACGATGCAGGTCCCCGCGGCCGGCGCCCGAGGTAGCCGGCGAACCCTCTTCCTGCTGGACCGGGCCGCCGCCTCCAAGATCCCCTCTTCGCTGGGCCGGATCTCCTCCCCCTGA